In the genome of Alphaproteobacteria bacterium, the window GCAGCCCGTGCCCACGAAAATGCAGCATAAAATACCTTTCATATAAGCGCCGCATATTCCGCGAGAATATTTTTTGCTTTATTCCCATAAAAATAGCTTGACGTGTTGGCAGCCCAACACTAATATGCGCCTCCTTCGTAGGGGGTTTTCAGAGTTCCTGCCCCACGTTTGAGACAACAGATAATTTACGCGCAAAAGGCGGCTATGCAAGCCTTTGTGCTATTTTTGACCAGATATATAGGGGATATGTATGCCAACCATTAACCAGTTGGTTAACCGGCCACGTAAAGCGGCAGTTAAGCGTAATAAGGTGCCTGCACTGCAGGAATGCCCACAAAAACGTGGCGTTTGCACCCGTGTTTATACCACCACGCCAAAGAAGCCGAACTCGGCGCTGCGTAAGGTGGCTCGTGTGCGTTTGACTAACGGCTACGAAGTTACCAGCTATATTCCCGGTGAAGGCCATAACCTGCAAGAGCACAGCGTTGTGCTTATCCGTGGTGGCCGTGTAAAAGATTTGCCTGGTGTGCGTTATCATACCATTCGCGGCACTCTGGATACGCAGGGTGTGAAAGATCGTAAACAGCGTCGCTCTAAATATGGCGCGAAACGTCCAAAATAAGATAGTAGTAAAGATAGGATTTAACTATGTCTCGTCGTCATGCTGCGCCTAAGCGCGAAATTCTGCCCGACGCTAAATACGGTGATACCATTCTCACCAAAATGATGAACTCCCTGATGTTTGACGGGAAAAAATCGGCTGCTGAGAGCATTGTATATGGTGCAATGGATCTTATGAAAGCACGTACCGGTCAGGATCCGCTGGAAACTTTCCACGATGGTCTCGAAAAAGTAAAGCCATCCGTAGAGGTGCGTTCGCGCCGTGTGGGTGGTGCAACGTATCA includes:
- the rpsL gene encoding 30S ribosomal protein S12, producing the protein MPTINQLVNRPRKAAVKRNKVPALQECPQKRGVCTRVYTTTPKKPNSALRKVARVRLTNGYEVTSYIPGEGHNLQEHSVVLIRGGRVKDLPGVRYHTIRGTLDTQGVKDRKQRRSKYGAKRPK
- the rpsG gene encoding 30S ribosomal protein S7 codes for the protein MSRRHAAPKREILPDAKYGDTILTKMMNSLMFDGKKSAAESIVYGAMDLMKARTGQDPLETFHDGLEKVKPSVEVRSRRVGGATYQVPVEVREERRQALALRWIIGAARKRSERTMRERLANELLDAVNGRGGAAKKREDTHKMAEANKAFSHYRW